The nucleotide sequence TAACTGGTGAAGGAACACCGTCAAAGTGACGTACTGGACGTAAGCAAACATATAAATCCAACTCTTGACGTAATGCTACGTTTAGAGAGCGGATACCGCCGCCGATTGGAGTTGTTAAAGGACCTTTAATAGCGATTAAGTATTCGTTGATTTTTTCTAAAGTTTCAGCTGGTAACCATTCGCCAGTTTGGTTGAATGCTTTTTCACCTGCTAATACTTCTAACCATTCGATTTTCTTTTCACCGTTATAAGCTTTTTCTACAGCTGCGTCAATTACGCGAGATGCTGCAGCCCAGATATCTGGACCGATACCGTCACCCTCGATGAAAGGAATAACAGGATTGTTTGGAACGTTTAATTTACCATTCTCTACTACGATTTTGTTAGTCATTGGAAATTTGCCTCCTAATAATCATAAATCTAGGACTGTGTCAAATCACAGTCCCAGATATTTTAACATACTTTTTTAATTAGCGCTCGTTAATTGGAACGTATTTTTGCATATCTGGACCAACATACTCCGCACGTGGACGGATTAGACGGTTGTTTGCATACTGCTCTAAAATGTGCGCTACCCAACCTGAAGTACGAGATACTGCGAAGATTGGTGTGAATAAGTCATGCTCGATACCTAAAGAATCATATACTGATGCTGAGAAGAAGTCTACGTTTGCAGGTAATTTCTTTTGCTCAACGATCATGTCATGGATTTTCACTGACATATCGTATAATTCTGGTTTGCCTGTTAATTTAGTAAGCTTTTCAGACATTACACGTAAGTGAGGTGCACGTGGGTCGCCTTTGCGGTATACGCGGTGACCGAAGCCCATGATTTTTTCTTTGTTATCTAATTTGTTTTGAACCCAAGTTTCAACGTTATCGATTGAACCGATTTCAGTTAACATTTTCATAACTTGCTCGTTAGCACCACCGTGTAATGGGCCTTTTAATGCGCCGATTGCAGAAGTTACACCAGAGTATACATCTGATAATGTCGCAACACATACACGTGCAGTAAATGTAGAAGCGTTTAATTCATGGTCAGCGTGTAAAATTAACGCTTTATCGAATGCTTCAATTTCGATTGCTGCTGGTTCTTCACCTTTCAGCATATATAAGAAGTTTGCTGCATAACCTAATTCTGGTTTTGGAGCAACTGGTTCTTTACCTTGACGTACACGTGCAAAAGTAGTTACTACTGTACCAATTTTCGCTTGTAAACGGATTGCTTTACGGTAGTTTGCTTCAGCTTCCATAACATCAGCTTCTTCGTCAAATGCACCTAACATAGATACAGCTGTACGAAGTGCTGCCATTGGGTGCACTGTGTTTAAAGGCATAGATTTGAATAAATCTGTGATTGCCGCTGGAATTTCCATATTTTTAGCTAGTTCTTCTTTTAAGTTAGCTAATTCTTCAGCGTTTGGTAAACGCGTGTTCCATAACAAGAATACTACTTCTTCAAAAGTCGCATTGTTAGTTAGGTCGTCGATGCCATACCCTACATATGTAAGTGTATCATCGATAATTGAAGAAATTTTCGATTCTGCTGCTACGATACCTTCT is from Solibacillus isronensis and encodes:
- the citZ gene encoding citrate synthase, with the translated sequence MSATKGLEGIVAAESKISSIIDDTLTYVGYGIDDLTNNATFEEVVFLLWNTRLPNAEELANLKEELAKNMEIPAAITDLFKSMPLNTVHPMAALRTAVSMLGAFDEEADVMEAEANYRKAIRLQAKIGTVVTTFARVRQGKEPVAPKPELGYAANFLYMLKGEEPAAIEIEAFDKALILHADHELNASTFTARVCVATLSDVYSGVTSAIGALKGPLHGGANEQVMKMLTEIGSIDNVETWVQNKLDNKEKIMGFGHRVYRKGDPRAPHLRVMSEKLTKLTGKPELYDMSVKIHDMIVEQKKLPANVDFFSASVYDSLGIEHDLFTPIFAVSRTSGWVAHILEQYANNRLIRPRAEYVGPDMQKYVPINER